The following proteins are encoded in a genomic region of Saccharopolyspora antimicrobica:
- a CDS encoding glutathione S-transferase family protein, with protein MAEAQFGAETSQRGEWVRQANRFTDRITADGSSGWPVEPDRYRLVVSLACPWAHRSVIVRRLLGLEDVLSLGVVDPIRDERGWRFSLDPDGRDPVTGIAHLSEAYLAADPGFTGRYTVPAILDVAERRVVTNDYPQITLDLSAEWAAHHREGAPQLYPESLRAEIDEVNALVYRDVNNGVYRCGFATSQQAYEEAFERLFARLDWLSERLAGQRYLVGDTITEADVRLFTTLVRFDAVYHGHFKCNRQKLTELPVLWAYARDLFQTPGFGDTVDFDHIKRHYYATHHQINPTGIVPLGPDPSAWHTPHDRESLGGRPFGDGAPPA; from the coding sequence ATGGCCGAGGCGCAGTTCGGGGCGGAGACGTCGCAGCGCGGCGAGTGGGTGCGGCAGGCGAACCGGTTCACCGACCGGATCACCGCGGACGGTTCTTCCGGGTGGCCGGTGGAACCGGACCGGTACCGGCTGGTGGTGAGCCTGGCCTGCCCGTGGGCGCACCGGTCGGTGATCGTGCGCCGGTTGCTGGGACTGGAGGACGTGCTGTCGCTGGGCGTCGTGGACCCGATCCGCGACGAGCGGGGCTGGCGGTTCTCCCTGGACCCGGACGGCCGCGACCCGGTGACCGGGATCGCCCACCTGTCCGAGGCGTACCTGGCCGCCGATCCCGGCTTCACCGGCCGGTACACGGTCCCGGCCATCCTGGACGTCGCCGAGCGCAGGGTCGTCACCAACGACTACCCGCAGATCACCCTGGACCTGTCCGCGGAGTGGGCCGCCCACCACCGCGAAGGCGCCCCGCAGCTCTACCCCGAATCCCTGCGCGCGGAGATCGACGAGGTCAACGCGCTGGTGTACCGCGACGTCAACAACGGCGTGTACCGCTGCGGGTTCGCCACCTCGCAGCAGGCCTACGAGGAGGCCTTCGAGCGCCTCTTCGCCCGCCTGGACTGGCTTTCCGAGCGGTTGGCCGGGCAGCGCTACCTGGTCGGCGACACGATCACCGAGGCCGACGTCCGGCTGTTCACCACGCTGGTCCGCTTCGACGCCGTCTACCACGGGCACTTCAAGTGCAACCGGCAGAAGCTGACCGAGCTGCCGGTGCTGTGGGCCTACGCCCGCGACCTGTTCCAGACCCCGGGTTTCGGCGACACGGTGGACTTCGACCACATCAAGCGGCACTACTACGCCACCCATCACCAGATCAACCCGACGGGGATCGTGCCGCTCGGCCCGGACCCGTCCGCCTGGCACACCCCGCACGACCGGGAATCCCTGGGCGGCAGGCCTTTCGGCGACGGCGCTCCACCTGCCTAG
- a CDS encoding ABC transporter substrate-binding protein yields MRGSSWLLAVVLLLLPACTTPPERSTITVLASWTGQEAEQFQVVLDAFTERTGIRVDYQGTRALEQVLLADVQKGAPPDVAIVPSPAELQRYVDADVLRPLGSAARPTFWDQVQGLGTGVRRAVVVKADLKSIVWYRSDLEQPQFRTWQEMHSRRADWCLGMGAPPLTGWPGTDWIEDLMLQRYGKADYEQWATGEMPWTDDRVRSSWQAWGELVAASTAADGPAAALLTDFGDAGSGMFEQPQQRCSLDHAGSFVKSIYQAPQPGAPPREAGRHFDFFPFPPFAEQPERQPSIVSGDLAVLFGDSAPAREFLDFLDGDGQRLWVGQPGSGVYSIDVGPEGYAARPGGEIDSRIAEEIRREDGRLCFDASDLMPAVMRNAFHRGVLEYIAAPERLREILEQLEAVHRTTGEPWARFACG; encoded by the coding sequence ATGCGCGGATCTAGCTGGTTGCTCGCAGTGGTGCTGCTGCTCCTCCCCGCCTGCACCACGCCGCCCGAGCGGTCGACCATCACGGTGCTGGCGTCGTGGACCGGGCAGGAAGCCGAGCAGTTCCAGGTCGTGCTCGACGCCTTCACCGAACGGACCGGGATCCGGGTGGACTACCAGGGCACCCGGGCGTTGGAGCAGGTGCTGCTGGCGGACGTGCAGAAGGGCGCGCCACCGGACGTGGCGATCGTGCCCAGCCCGGCGGAGCTGCAGCGCTACGTCGACGCCGACGTGCTGCGGCCGCTGGGCAGCGCGGCGCGGCCGACGTTCTGGGACCAGGTGCAGGGCCTGGGCACGGGTGTGCGCCGCGCGGTGGTGGTGAAAGCCGATCTCAAGAGCATCGTGTGGTACCGCTCCGACCTGGAGCAGCCGCAGTTCCGCACCTGGCAGGAGATGCACTCGCGGCGGGCCGACTGGTGCCTGGGGATGGGCGCGCCGCCGTTGACCGGCTGGCCCGGCACCGACTGGATCGAGGACCTGATGCTGCAGCGGTACGGCAAGGCCGACTACGAGCAGTGGGCGACCGGCGAGATGCCGTGGACCGATGACCGGGTGCGCTCGTCCTGGCAGGCGTGGGGCGAGCTGGTTGCCGCGTCGACCGCGGCCGACGGCCCCGCCGCGGCGTTGCTGACCGACTTCGGCGACGCGGGCAGCGGGATGTTCGAGCAGCCGCAGCAGCGCTGCTCCCTCGATCACGCCGGATCGTTCGTCAAGAGCATCTACCAAGCGCCGCAGCCGGGCGCGCCACCGCGGGAGGCCGGACGCCACTTCGACTTCTTCCCGTTCCCGCCCTTCGCGGAACAACCGGAGCGCCAGCCGTCGATCGTGTCCGGGGATCTCGCGGTGCTGTTCGGCGACTCCGCGCCCGCCCGGGAGTTCCTGGACTTCCTGGACGGCGACGGGCAGCGCTTGTGGGTCGGGCAGCCGGGGAGCGGGGTGTACTCGATCGACGTCGGCCCGGAGGGCTACGCCGCCCGCCCGGGCGGCGAGATCGACTCGAGGATCGCTGAGGAGATCCGCCGGGAGGACGGCCGGCTGTGCTTCGACGCCTCCGATCTGATGCCGGCGGTGATGCGCAACGCCTTCCACCGGGGAGTGCTGGAGTACATCGCGGCCCCCGAGCGGCTGCGCGAGATCCTGGAGCAGCTCGAAGCCGTCCACCGGACGACCGGGGAACCGTGGGCGAGGTTTGCCTGCGGCTAG
- a CDS encoding tetratricopeptide repeat protein, which yields MLDQRSSTGLGRWHLRLFDDRGSLGMGVLLGGEFVLSCAHVVGERDEVRVAFSFGEPGEFRARPTEFVGSAEDGSRDIALLRLVEPFPTSWSAPLAAPAELPPRARVRCHGHSGNYPDGMWINLRVDGPAGPGGRLVQLSTSSFCRNVERGFSGAAVLDGQSGAVLGIVVQKAADQHAQGVAWMIPVGTIFDRLPELRSAAAENPPVRSPSVRFGQLAAQIGELRDAEDEVARLRWLLFRDTSTVTLPQRNYNASRIALAGFRGREEENPGSVPVEELDAFERELADALDLVVAERRRLEEIGARSPGSVPAGTPCRRLDCQGRGSIDETGYCDTCARRPVTEGPVPDGEETWNCAGIVPLPVLRFPKDTGESSPGTPRLRPGTRVGAKKYEIRRFLAKGGFGRIYLAHDPGLQRKVVLKASIDQDEQAARILRAEAWHLTRLTHDNLLSAHDFFQHPVDGEPVDFIAMDYVEGVALTEVAKLPRGPRDSPLLAEILAYGCEILAAIEYLHRQDLYYTDMKPANVMRSSRGIVIVDLAGVWDPRRANEKPQLTRTFYPEQEFRTTGRPSVGTDLYAVARTLTELIRPLPGSDGGMDSAQRVLDRALGLDTSRRFSSAAEMADQLRRVVREIMALHGFEQPLEPSYHFEPVTSDLDHGLGVVPPLESWWRSGAELVGFGLPSPQKIARELPAPRVDPRDRNAANLSRVTGSDFRRLTTMLPDSVESRLKACRMALAQGDRPDVAGARESLDAAQAQRHSDEVQGKQTPGPAWRLDWHEGLVALAAGEIGTALRHFTEVRAILPGEAIPKVALGLCHEHLGEGATGKEAKTAFKVARSCYLAVWQRDRAPAGAAFGLARLFLRAGRRDAAAKVLDEVPAVSRQYDAARIAAIRVHLLWLGGTDWPSVADVRTAARRAEEVLRADSELRRYDADTRDRLVAWLQRSALALVERSGGTVRFPAQVEPHEKELFGDPLTERGIRRRLERSLEALASQARRRSPAELSALLDRKNELRPMTWW from the coding sequence GTGCTCGATCAACGGAGCTCGACCGGGCTGGGCCGCTGGCACCTGAGGCTCTTCGACGACCGGGGATCGTTGGGGATGGGAGTGCTGCTCGGCGGCGAGTTCGTGCTGAGCTGCGCGCACGTCGTCGGGGAGCGCGACGAGGTGCGGGTGGCGTTCTCCTTCGGCGAGCCGGGCGAGTTCCGCGCGCGACCGACCGAATTCGTCGGCTCCGCCGAGGACGGATCGCGCGACATCGCGCTGCTGCGGCTGGTGGAGCCGTTTCCCACGTCCTGGTCGGCTCCACTGGCCGCACCGGCCGAACTCCCGCCGCGTGCGCGGGTGCGCTGCCACGGCCACAGCGGCAACTACCCGGACGGCATGTGGATCAACCTGCGGGTGGACGGCCCGGCGGGCCCGGGCGGGCGTCTCGTCCAGCTGTCCACGAGTTCCTTCTGCCGCAACGTGGAGCGGGGTTTCAGCGGCGCCGCGGTGCTGGACGGGCAGTCCGGAGCCGTGCTGGGCATCGTCGTGCAGAAGGCCGCTGACCAGCACGCGCAAGGCGTGGCCTGGATGATCCCGGTCGGCACCATCTTCGACCGGCTGCCCGAGCTGCGGTCCGCTGCGGCCGAAAACCCGCCGGTGCGCAGCCCTTCCGTGCGCTTCGGCCAGCTCGCCGCGCAGATCGGCGAGCTGCGTGACGCCGAGGACGAGGTCGCCCGCCTGCGCTGGCTGCTGTTCCGCGACACCTCCACCGTCACCCTCCCGCAGCGCAACTACAACGCCTCCCGGATCGCGCTGGCCGGATTCCGCGGCCGGGAGGAGGAGAACCCGGGATCGGTGCCGGTGGAGGAGCTGGACGCCTTCGAGCGGGAACTGGCCGACGCCCTCGACCTCGTCGTCGCCGAGCGCCGCAGGCTGGAGGAGATCGGCGCCCGCTCCCCGGGATCGGTGCCGGCCGGCACGCCGTGCCGCCGGTTGGACTGCCAGGGCCGGGGGAGCATCGACGAAACCGGGTACTGCGACACCTGCGCGCGCCGCCCGGTGACCGAGGGACCGGTGCCGGACGGCGAGGAGACCTGGAACTGCGCCGGGATCGTGCCGCTGCCGGTGCTCCGGTTCCCCAAGGACACCGGCGAGTCCTCACCGGGAACACCTCGGCTTCGTCCGGGCACGCGGGTCGGTGCGAAGAAGTACGAGATCCGCCGCTTCCTGGCCAAGGGCGGCTTCGGGCGGATCTACCTGGCCCACGATCCGGGCCTGCAGCGCAAAGTGGTGCTCAAAGCGTCGATCGACCAGGACGAGCAGGCGGCGCGCATCCTCCGCGCCGAGGCGTGGCACCTGACCCGGCTCACGCACGACAACCTGCTCAGCGCCCACGACTTCTTCCAGCACCCGGTGGACGGCGAGCCGGTCGACTTCATCGCGATGGACTACGTGGAAGGGGTCGCGCTGACCGAGGTGGCGAAACTGCCGCGCGGGCCCCGTGATTCGCCGCTGCTGGCCGAGATCCTGGCCTACGGCTGCGAAATCCTCGCCGCGATCGAGTACCTGCACCGGCAGGACCTGTACTACACGGACATGAAGCCGGCGAACGTGATGCGCAGCAGCAGGGGCATCGTCATCGTCGACCTCGCGGGCGTGTGGGATCCGCGGCGGGCGAACGAGAAGCCCCAGCTCACCCGCACCTTCTACCCGGAGCAGGAGTTCCGGACGACGGGCAGGCCGTCGGTGGGCACCGACCTGTACGCGGTGGCCCGCACCCTGACCGAGCTGATCCGGCCGCTGCCCGGTTCGGACGGTGGGATGGATTCGGCGCAGCGGGTGCTGGACCGCGCGCTCGGTCTGGACACCTCGCGCCGGTTCTCCTCGGCGGCCGAGATGGCCGATCAACTCCGCCGCGTGGTGCGGGAGATCATGGCGCTGCACGGCTTCGAGCAGCCGCTCGAGCCGTCGTACCACTTCGAGCCGGTGACCAGCGATCTCGACCACGGGCTCGGCGTGGTGCCGCCGCTGGAGTCCTGGTGGCGCAGCGGTGCGGAGCTGGTCGGGTTCGGCCTGCCCAGCCCGCAGAAGATCGCCAGGGAACTCCCCGCGCCCCGCGTCGACCCGCGCGACCGGAACGCGGCCAACCTGTCGCGGGTCACCGGCAGCGACTTCCGCAGGCTGACCACGATGCTGCCGGATTCGGTGGAGAGCCGTCTGAAGGCGTGCCGGATGGCGCTCGCCCAGGGCGACCGGCCCGACGTGGCGGGCGCCAGGGAGTCGCTCGACGCCGCCCAGGCACAGCGCCACAGCGACGAGGTGCAGGGCAAGCAGACCCCGGGGCCGGCCTGGCGGCTGGACTGGCACGAAGGCCTGGTCGCGCTGGCAGCGGGCGAGATCGGCACCGCGCTGCGGCACTTCACCGAGGTGCGCGCGATCCTGCCCGGCGAGGCGATCCCGAAGGTCGCGCTCGGACTGTGCCACGAGCACCTGGGAGAGGGCGCCACCGGAAAGGAGGCCAAGACGGCCTTCAAAGTGGCGCGGAGCTGTTATCTGGCGGTGTGGCAGCGGGATCGCGCCCCGGCCGGTGCCGCGTTCGGGCTCGCCCGGCTGTTCCTGCGCGCCGGGCGCCGCGACGCGGCGGCGAAGGTGCTCGACGAGGTTCCCGCGGTGTCCAGGCAGTACGACGCGGCGCGCATCGCCGCGATCCGCGTTCACCTCCTGTGGCTCGGCGGAACCGATTGGCCGTCGGTGGCGGACGTGCGGACGGCGGCGCGGCGGGCGGAGGAGGTGCTGCGGGCGGACTCCGAGCTCCGTCGCTACGACGCCGACACCCGCGACCGGCTGGTCGCCTGGCTGCAGCGCTCCGCGCTCGCGCTGGTGGAGCGCTCGGGCGGAACCGTGCGCTTCCCGGCGCAGGTCGAGCCGCACGAGAAGGAGCTGTTCGGCGATCCGCTGACCGAGCGCGGGATCCGCCGTCGGCTGGAGCGGTCGCTGGAAGCGCTGGCCAGCCAGGCCCGCCGCCGCAGCCCGGCCGAGCTCAGCGCGCTGCTGGACCGGAAGAACGAACTGCGCCCGATGACCTGGTGGTGA
- a CDS encoding SDR family NAD(P)-dependent oxidoreductase translates to MDLDLSGRCFIVTGASKGLGFATARALVDEGAHVVVSSSSAENTAAAAAELGDRARGLAADLTDPTSPRRLIDHAREQFGRLDGLFVSHGGPPAGMPSGLDDDTLRRGLEIATIAPIRMAREVAAELGDGGSVVVLTSTSGAEPLTGLASSNVARPATQGFVKDLATEVGPRGVRVNALLPGRFDTERARTIAAGDPAAHEAAVQAAALRRSGDPAELAAVAVFLLSPKASYVTGAAWTVDGGRRAEM, encoded by the coding sequence ATGGATCTGGATCTCTCCGGGCGGTGCTTCATCGTCACCGGCGCCAGCAAGGGCCTCGGCTTCGCCACCGCTCGGGCGCTGGTCGACGAGGGCGCGCACGTCGTCGTCTCGTCCTCCTCGGCGGAGAACACCGCCGCAGCCGCCGCCGAACTCGGCGACCGGGCTCGCGGGCTCGCCGCGGACCTCACCGACCCCACCTCGCCGCGGCGGCTGATCGACCACGCGCGGGAGCAGTTCGGGCGGCTGGACGGGTTGTTCGTCAGCCACGGCGGCCCGCCCGCCGGGATGCCGAGCGGGCTGGACGACGACACGCTGCGGCGCGGCCTGGAGATCGCCACCATCGCGCCGATCCGGATGGCCCGCGAGGTCGCCGCCGAACTCGGCGACGGCGGCTCCGTCGTCGTCCTGACCTCGACCTCGGGAGCGGAACCGCTGACCGGCCTGGCCAGCTCGAACGTGGCGCGGCCAGCCACCCAGGGCTTCGTCAAGGACCTGGCCACCGAGGTCGGCCCGCGCGGCGTCCGGGTCAACGCCCTGCTGCCCGGGCGCTTCGACACCGAACGCGCCCGCACGATCGCGGCGGGCGACCCGGCGGCGCACGAAGCCGCCGTGCAGGCCGCGGCGCTGCGCCGCTCCGGCGACCCGGCCGAGCTCGCCGCCGTCGCGGTCTTCCTGCTCTCGCCCAAGGCCTCCTACGTCACCGGAGCGGCCTGGACGGTGGACGGCGGCCGCCGCGCCGAGATGTGA